The Sinomonas sp. P10A9 genome contains the following window.
GTCCTCGGGGCCTCCGTCGGCGACCGTGGCGATGACTTCCTCAGTCGCGGGGTTGACGACGTCGAAGCGGGCGCCGGACGAGGCCTCACCCCATCGGCCGCCGATGAACACGCCCGTGTTGATCCTGGAGATCGCCTCGCGCGCCTTGTCTGAGGTTCGGAGGTCGGTGGCATTGGTGGTCATAGGAGTTCCTCTGCTTCCTTGGTGAGAAGGTCTCTGGTGGTAGGGGTTGGACGACGCCGCGGCGCCGTCCCTGGATCGAGGACCTGGGCGAGATGCATGCCCGGCCTCGAGGGCTCGAGCTGGTCTACCTGTCGTGCGCACGAGAACCCGTCGGTGAGCACTGCGGCGTCCCGGGTGGTCCTGAGGGCCGGGCCTAGCGCGTTCTCGGCCACCTGCATGCTCACGTCGAAGTGGTCCTTCTCAAATCCGAAGTTCCCCGCGACGCCGCAGCAGCCGGTCGCGTCGACGACATCGCGCACGCCTGCCGCCTCCAGAGCGGTCCGCTGGGCGGCGGCTCCGAAGACCGAGTACTCGTGGCAGTGGGCCTGGAGCACGGCCTGTTCCGGCACCGGTTGGGCCGGCGAGGGCGCCCATCCGCCAGACACCCGTTCGGCGATGTGCGCGGCGAAGCTGCGCACGCGCGCGGCGACGCGCCGGGCCTGGTCCGTATCCACGAGTTCAGGGAGGTCCTTATGGAGCGCGGCGGCGCAGCTGGGCTCGACGACGACGATCGGCCGGTCCGTACCGTCGTCGAGCACTTCGGCGGCATGGGAAAGCAGCCGCCTCGCGGTGCCGAGCTGGCCAGTGGAGATCCAGGTGAGTCCGCAGCAGGCGTCCGCCGAGCATTCGACCGCGTTCTCGGCGCCGGCGAGGACTCGGGCGGCAGCGCCAGCGACCTCCGGCCGGAAGCCGCGCGTGAACGTGTCCACGAACAGGACGACCGAGTCCTCGGCGTCCGCCTGCCCTGCTGCGCACACCCCGGCGTCGGCGATCTCGCGCCGCCACTCAGCCGCTCCGGCGAACCGCGGAAGCGCACGCCGGGTGGTCAGCCCTCCCGCGGCCGCGAGGGCCTTGCCCAGAGGCGTGGCCATGACGGCGTTGACGAGCCGCGGGAGGCGGCCGGTCAGCTTGAGCCACCGCGGGAGCCAGCCGAGCGAGAAGTGGGAGAGCGGACGCACGCGGCCGCGGTAGTAGTGGTCGAAGAACTCCGACTTGTACGTGGCCATGTCCACACCAGCAGGACAGTCCGTGGCGCATGCCTTGCACGAGAGGCAAAGGTCGAGCGCGTCCCTGACGTCCTCGGACCGCCAGCCATCCTCAACGCTCCTCGCGCCGCGGACCATGTCTTGCAGGACGCGTGCGCGGCCGCGGGTCGAGTCCCTCTCGTCCCGCGTCGCCCGGTAGCTCGGGCACATGACTCCGCCGCTGTCCGAGCGGCAGCGGCCGACGCCGATGCAGCCCTGGACCGCGTGCACCCACGCATCTGTCCCCCCAGGGGAGGGGCGGAGGTCAAAGCTCGTGCGCCACTCGCGCTCGGGCACCCCCGCCAGGGCGAGGCTGCCATCCAACGGGTCGGGGTCGGTCACGGAGCCCGGGTTGAGGATGCCCTCGGGGTCCCAGAGTCGGCGGGAGCGGGCGAAGGCGTCCATGACTTCCGGCGAGTACATGAGCGGCAGGAGCTCGGAGCGGGCACGGCCGTCCCCGTGCTCTCCGGAGAGCGAGCCACCGTGCTGGACCACGAGCTGGGCCGCCCGTCGGGTGAAGGCGCGGAAGACGGCCCGGCCTTCGTCGGTGCGCAGCTCGTAGGTGATGCGGATGTGCATGCAGCCAGCGCCGAAGTGCCCGTACATGACGCCTGTGAGCTCGTGCTCCGCCAAGAGTTCGCGGAGATCCGCGAGATAGTCGGCGAGCCGCTCGGGCGCCACCGCGGAGTCTTCCCAGCCCGGCCACGACTCGCCGCCGCTGGCGAGCCGGGAAGACAGACCCGCGCCGTCCTCGCGGACGCGCCAGAGGGATGCGCGCTCCGCAGGGTCCGCCGCGGCGCGCCCTTGGACAAGACGGCCGTCCTCTGCCAGCCTCGCCAGCAGCCGGTCCGCCTGCGCGTACACCGCCGCGGAATCGTCGCCATCGAGGTCGACGAAGAGCCACGCGCGCCCTTCGGGAAGGCCCAGGACCGAGTCGGGCCCACGACGGTGCCGCATTGTCTCGACGATGGCCTCGTCGGTTCCTTCGACAGCAGCGGGATTGAACTCGAGGATGGTCGGGATGTCTCGGGCCGCTTCGACGACGTCGTCATAGCCAAGGCAGACGAGCAGTGCGCTCGCAGGCTTGGGAACAAACTTCATGCGGGCGCCGACGACGACGGCCCACGTCCCCTCGGAGCCGACGAGGGCACGCGCGATGTTGAACCTCTTCTCCGGAAGCAGGTTCTCCAGATGGTAGCCGGACACCTGCCTGGGTATTCGTCCGAGCTCGAGTCGGAGGGCACCGAGGTGCTCATGCGCGAGCTGGGCCAGGGACTCGGCCAGCGCGGCTGCCCGGGCCGCGGAGAACGAGTCGTCCGGGTCCGTGGCGCGCAGCCCCGTCTCGGTCGCGGTGAGCCTCGCGCCGTCGGCCGTGACGACGTCGATCTCCGCCACGTGGTCCGAGGTCCGCCCGTACCTCACCGAGTGGTTGCCGCACGCGTCGTTTCCGATGGCACCCCCGACCGTGGCCCGGTTCTTGGACGATGGGTCAGGCGCGAACGTGCATCGGCGCCCCGTCTGCCGCTCCACATCGCGGGTCAGCGTCGCGAGGACGACGCCGGGCTCGACATCGGCCATCCCCGAGCCTTCGTCGATGCCGAGGACGCGGTTCATGTGGCGCGAGAAGTCCAGAACGAGTCCGGGCCCGACGGCATTGCCGGCCATCGACGTCCCGCCCCCGCGCGCGATGAGCGGTGTCCCGGTCGAGCGGCAGGCGGTGACGGCGGCCACGACGTCCCCGACGGTCCGGGGAAAGGCGACCGCGATCGGCTCGACGCGATAGTTGGAGGCGTCGTAGGAGTACTCGGAGCGCCGCCTCTGTGATGCCTCTGCCGGAACGCCTGCCTCCGCGAGCTCCCGGAGCAGCGGCGTCCCCATGCGAGTCTCCAACATGCGGACCTCAGGCGCGGGCGACGGCCGGGACCGCACCGGTGACGGTCGCCACGGCGGCTTCGAATCGCTCGAGGCCGAGGGCGATCTCCTCGGGCGTCACGACGAGCGCGGGGACAAGTCGGACGACGTTCCCGGAGGGGCCGCAGGTGAGAGTCAGCAGTCCCTGGCCCGTAGTGGCCTGCTGGACCGCCGCAGCGGTCGAGGCATCGGGCGAGCCGTCCGGAGCTGTGAACTCGACGCCCTGCATGAGGCCGAGCCCGCGCACGTTGCCGATTCCCGGGAAGCGGCCCTGGATCGCCTTGAGCCCCTCCTGGAGCTCGTCGCCGCGCACGCGGGCGTTCTCGACGAGTCCCTCCTCCTCTACCACTCGGAGCGTGGCGACCGCCGCGGCAGCGGACACGGCGTTTCCGCCGTAGGTGCCCCCCTGCGAGCCGGGCCAGGCCTTCGCCATCGTCGCCATCGGAGCCGCGATCGCGGAGATCGGGAAGCCGGACGCGATGCCCTTGGCAGTGATGAGGATGTCCGGCGCGGCGGACGAGTGCTGGTGGCCCCAGAACTTGCCTGTCCGACCGACGCCGGCCTGCACCTCGTCGAAGATGAGCTGGATGCCGTGGCGGTCCGCGCGCTCCCGCAGCCCCTCCATGAACGCCGGCGGGGTGGGCAGGTAGCCGCCGTCGCCGAGTACCGGCTCGATGAGGAACGCCGCGGTGTCCTGGGGGGAAGTGCGGGTGTGGAACAGGTAGTCCAGCTCGTTGAGCGCGAACTCAACCGCCGTCGCCTCGTCCCAGCCGTAGCGGTAGGCGTAGGGGAACGGGGCCATGTGGACACCGGGCATGAGCGGGGAGAAGCCAGCGGAGAAGCGCGTGCCCGCCGTCGTGAGCGACGCGGCCGCGACGGTGCGGCCGTGGAAGCCGCCTTGGAAGACGACGATGTTTGGGCGTCCTGTTGCCATGCGCGCCAGACGGATGGCGGCCTCGACTGCCTCGGATCCCGAGTTGGCGTAGAAGACGGAGTCGAGTCCCGTCGGAAGCACCTCGCCCAGCATCTCGGTGAGCTCGAGGAGCGGCTTGTGCATGACCGTCGTGTACTGGGCGTGGATGATCTTGCCCACCTGGTCGCGCGCGGCCTCGACGACGCGCGGGTGGCAGTGTCCTGTGCTGGTCACGCCGATGCCGGTGGTGAAGTCGAGATAGTCGTTGCCGTCAGTGCCGTGGATCCAGCTGCCGAGCGCGTGGTCCACGACGACTGGCGTGGCCTGCTTGAGGATGGGGCTGAGAGTCGTCATGCCATCCATCTTGATGGGAAGATTGAATGATTGTCAACAATAATCAGGTCCCGTATCGTGGACACCGTGAATGAACTCAAGGACTCCCCCGCGCGCCGAGAGCGCCCAAAGGTCGTCGTCCTGACCTCCGGCGCCACCGCTCCCCCGTACAACACCGCGGCTCTCGAGCGACAGGCGGATCTGGTCTGGGCGCATGCTGACACCCTCGCGGAGACCCTCCCCGGGGCCGAGATCCTGTTCGTCTGGGATTTCTTCTCCACGGCGCTCAGGGATGCGTGGGACCACGCTGACTCCCTCCAATGGGTGCACGTCGCCGCCGCAGGCGTCGACACCCTGCTCTTCGACGCCCTTCGCGAGTCGGATGTGGTCGTGACGAACGCCCGCGGAGCGTTCGACCAGCCGATCGCCGAGTTCGTCCTTGCCTCGATCCTCGCCCACGACAAGCTGTTGCATGAGAGCAAGGACCTGCAGCGGCAGGGAGTGTGGCGGCACCGCGAGGTGCGCCGCACGGCCGGCCGTCGTGCACTCGTGGTCGGGACGGGCGGAATCGGCCGTGCCACGGCCCGGCTCCTGCGGGCGGTGGGCATGGACGTTAGAGGCGCGGGTCGGACGCCGCGAGACGACGACCCCGACTTCGGGGACGTGGTCTCGACCGATCGGCTCATCGAGCACGCCGCGTGGGCCGACCACCTCGTGCTCATCGCGCCGCTGACCGAGCAGACCCGCGGCATGGTCGACGCAGAAGTCCTCGCCGCCATGCAGCCGACGGCACACCTCGTCAACGTCGGGCGCGGACCGCTTGTCGACGAGCTGGCGCTGGTCCAGGCCGTCCGTGCGCGCGAGATCGCCGCTGCCTCCCTCGACGTCTTCACCGAGGAGCCTCTCCCCGCCAGCCATCCGCTCTGGAACCTGCCGAACGTTCACGTCTCGGCGCACATGAGCGGCGACGTCGTGGGATGGCGCGATACTCTTGCCGACCAGTTCGAGGGGAATCTGGCCCGGTGGCGTGCGGGATCCGAACTCGCAAATGCCGTCGACAAGGACCTCGGCTACGCGCGGGGTCGCTGAGCAGCACCGAGAACCGCGAGGGGCGAGGCCGGCGACTGCCAGCCCCGCCCCTCGCGTGCTGTCACTCGGCCGCACGGTCCAGGATGAGCCGCTCCCCGCGGGCGCCGCCCATCCAGATGTCCTGGCTGGCGGCCGCGAGTTCATCGAGGCCCTCCACGATCGTCGCGAACACGTTTCCGGGGACCCACCCGACGTCGCCGTTGAGGAGCAGGTTGTTGCGGCCGTAGAAGTAGGCAAGATCAATGAGGAGTCGGTTCTCGACTGTTCCTGCAGACTCCTCGTAGCCGTACGCAGGATTGTTGAGCACGCCCTCGAACGTGAAGTAGCAGAGGTCGCCGGGGATCGGCGTGACGGTCTGGTTCTCCGGGCCGGGCTCTTGCTCAGCGAAGGCGGGCACGAGGGTGTAGACCTCGTTCCGCGCGTACTTGCCGTGGAAGACCTGCCCTGCCGCCGGGAGAGCCTGCCAGACCGCCTCCGCTGTGCGGGGCGCCTCCTCGTCCAGAAGCAAGGCGCGGGCTGTGACGCCGCGCTTCTCAAGAGTGACAGTGATATATCGGGCCATCGGTTTCCTCCTCATCGTCCGGGCGCTCCCGCGCACGGAGTGTGATTGTCTACAATCCAACTGTAGACTTTCTTCTGTTACCTGCACCACTCCCTGAAAGGCCATCCATGAGCACCGTCGCCATCCTGTACCCGGGGCACAGCGCCGAGGACGAGTTCAAGCAGCTCGAGACCCTGATCCCGGATGCCCGGTTCCCCGTCATCCACACCTGGGAGGGCAGCACCGATCACGACGTCGATGCCCTCCTCAAGCTCGGATCACCGGAGCTCCTGACGCCCCCTGCCGCCGAGGCACGCTCCCTGGGCGCCGACTCCGCGATATGGGCCTGCACCTCCGGCAGCTTCGTCTACGGCTGGGAGGGCTGCCATGAGCAAGCCGAATGGATCCGCTCCGCGAGCGGCGCGCCGTCGTCGTCGACCTCGCTCGCCTTCGCCGCTGCCGTCCACGAGCTGGGAGCCACCAGGGTCTCCATCGCGGCGACCTATCCCGCGGACGTCGCCTCGCACTTCGTGAAGTTCCTTGAGCACGATGGCATCACGGTCACGGCCCTCTCCACCTACGGCGTGCCCAGCGGCGAGGACGCGGGCCTCCTCGGCCCGGAATGGGTGCTCGACACCGCACGCGCAGCCGACATCACGGGCGCCGAGTGCCTGCTCGTTCCCGACACGGCACTCCACACCCTCGCCGTGCTGCCCGAGCTCGAGGACGCCCTCGGCATCCCCGTGCTCACGGCCAACCAGGTAACGGCATGGCAGGGGCTCAAGCTCGCCGGGCACCCGACAACCAGCGACGGGCTGGGGGCGCTGTTCCGAGGGCGCTGACCCCTCCCTCACCACTGTGAAGGCCGGGCTCCCCGTGGGGACCCCGGCGTTGGCCGTCGGGGACGTCAGCCCACGGGAGCCCGGCTCGCCTCGGCCAGTCTGTCGCCCCCGGGAAGCGGGAGTCCGAGCCGACGGAGGCCAGCCCAGGCGGTGACCTGGTTTGCCGTGAGGACCGGCTTCCCGAGCTCGCGCTCGAGCGGCGCGATGATGTCGAACGTCGGCAGGTTCGTGCAGGCCACGAACACCGCCTCGGCCTCGTCCGAGTCGGCGTCCCGCACGAGGTCGGCAGTCACGCGGTAGGGCACGTGCCAGATGAGGCGGTCCAGCCCGAGGCCGACGCAGCCCGTCACCGTCCGCCCGCTCTCGGCCAGGAAGTCCTCGAGCCGCGCTGTGAGTTCGGGAATGTACGGTGTTGCGATCGCCAGTCTTCCGACGCCGAGGAGGTCCAGGGCCTCGAGGAGGGCTTCCGACGTCGTCACGGCCGGAGCGCTCACCTCGCGGCCGATAGCCTCCGAGATCCTCCGCGCCCCGGCCACCCGATTCACGAAGCTTCCCGAGGTGCAGGCGTAGACGGCCGCCTCCGGGGAGACCGCCGCTAGGCACCGGGCGGTCGCGCGGATCTCGTCGTCGTCCCCGATGGCTGAGGCCATGGTCTCGTCCACGACGAGCGGATGGAACGGCGTCCTCGCGAAGGCGAGCGTGACGTCGTCGGGCATCCATCGCCAGAGCTCGCGGTCCAAAGCCATGTCGTAAGGGCTGACCACCCCGATGATGCGGGGGACGCCGGGGCCGTGGGGGTCGAAGTCTGTTGCGCTGATCACATCCCCATCTTCCCATACTGTCTGATCGTCAACAATAATCAGCCTAGAAGGGAGCTTCCATGACCAGCCATACAGATCTCAACCCATCCAACGCGCGCGCAGGCCTGGTCCGCAGCGATCATGACGCCTACGTCTCGACGCTTCCGCCAGCGCCCCGGCCCGCCGGTGACTACATCCCGGTCACGCGGGCCGGGAACCTGCTCTTCACCGCGGGCCACACCCACGCCGTGTGCGGCTCGCTCTCCGCGCGGGGCGCCATGGGCTCCGCTCGCGGCCCAGATCTCAAGACGGCGCGCGAGTGCGCGAGGCTCGCGGTGAGGAACTGCCTCGCCAGCCTCGCGCACTACCTCGGCGGCCTCAGGAACGTCGAGGGTGCCGTACAGATGACCGGCTACGTCACCGCGGCGCCCGACTTCGAGTTGCACCCGCGCGTGCTCGACGGCGCATCCGAAGAGCTGGTCCTTGCGTTCGGCGAGCAAGGACGCCCCGCGAGGGCCGCCGTCGGCGTGGCCAGCCTGCCGGACGGCGCGGTCGTCGAGATCAGTCTGGTCGTCGCGGTCGCGGGGCTCCCGGCGTCCGCCGGCTGAGTCCCGGCGGGGCCCGACGGAAGACGAGGCGCGGCACCGCCGAGGAAGGCCAGCCGCTGCACCATGGTCGTGGCGGTCGCGGCGCTCGATGTTGAGCCCAAAGGCCCATAGTCCGGCCCCGAATTCCGGCGGTAAAGTGTGCCATGGCAACCATCCGGGTGCACGCACCGACGTTGAGCCCCGCGCTGGGCGCGGCGGTCAGCACGGCCGTCAGGAGGGGAGCACTGGAGGCCGCGGGCGCCGGGGTTCGGGCCAGCATGCTGGTCACTCCGCGTCTCGCTGCGTTCCTCATCCGGGAGACGTTCCGCAGGTCTGGCCTGCGCACGGCGGCGTCGCTCATGCGGCACGCACCGGTCGGCGTCGAAGCCCTCAGGGACCTCCGGTACGGACCGGAGCCGGACATGCTGCTCGACGTGTTCCGCCCGGCCGACGGCGACGGACCCCATCCGCTGCTCCTGTGGGTCCACGGCGGCGGCTTCGTGGGTGGCTCCAAGGACGAGCTCGCGGGCTACTTCCAGATGATCGCCTCGCACGGCTACACAGTCGCGGCCCCCCGGTACGCGCTCGCACCGAAGTACCGCTACCCGGTGCCGGTCCGCCAGGTCATGCGGGCCCTCGACTTCCTGCAGGCCGAGAGGACCAGCTTCCACCTTGATCCCGATCGGATCATCCTCGCGGGCAATTCCGCAGGAGCCCACATCGCGGCGCAGATCGGCACCCTCGCCACGACCCCGGGATACGCCGGCCTCGTGGGGATCCCGCCCACGATCGCGGCCGAGCAGGTCAGGGGCCTGGTGCTGGCCTGCGGCACCTTCGACCTCTCCCTGACGCTCGGCGTGAGCGGCCTCGCCGAGTCGATCCTGGTCCGGGCGGCGGGGTGGTCTTATTCAGGACGGCGCAACTTCAACCGGGACATCACCTTCGCCGCGTGGTCGATCCCGGACTTCCTCACTCCGGCGTTCCCGCCGACGCTTCTCACCGTGGGCAACGCGGACCCGCTGCGCGCCCACACGGAGCGGCTCCACGAAGCGATGCGTGCCGCGGGCCTCGAGCCCGAGACCGTGTTCTGGCCCGACCACGTTCCGGCACTCGACCATGAGTACCAGTTCAACCTCGACACCGAGCCAGCCCAGGTCTTCCGCAGCAGGCTCCTCGAATTCCTCGCGGCGAAGACGGGAGCCGACGGGGCGGGATACGCGAGCCCCGGCCGCTGAGGGCCGCCTCTCGAGGGCCGCCTCTCCCCGCCGAACCCGGCGTGAGCGCAGCCCAGGGCCCGACCACGCGAGTCAGGCCGAGGCGGCCGCCCCCACGCACGCGCGCCCGAGCGCCTCACCCAGCCGCGCGGCGTCGTGCGCCCCGGCGAAGACCGCCGTGCCCGGCTCGAAGGCGCGCCCGGCCGCGAGAGGCCCTGCGTCGACCGCGTCATAGCCGAGCGATTCGATGAAGGCGAGCACGACGGCGCGGGCTTCTTCATCGTCACCGGCCGCGGCGAGCGCGCGGCGGTCCCCGGCGCCGGCGGGGCGCCCATCCGACTCGAGTTCGTGGTACCCGATGTGGTTGAGCGTCTTGACAACGTGCGCGGCCGCGAGGAAGTCCTGGACCACCTCGGATGTGCCGCGGCCAGCGTGCATCTCGGGCATCGCGCCGTCGGTGGGCTCCCAGTAGTTCATGGCATCGATGACCACACGGTCGGCGAGCGCGGCGGGATCGAGCGAGCGGAACTTGTGCAGCGGGAGGGCGAGGACCACGAGGTCCGATGCGGCGGCCTCGGCGGCCGTGACCGCGACTGCGCCCGGGGTGATGATCTCGACGATCAGCGCGATGTCCTCGACGGGCTTGGCCGTGGCGATCCGGACCTCGTACCCCGCCTTGACGGCCTCGCGGGCCACGGCCGTCCCGACCCGGCCCGCCCCGAGAATGCCGACGCTCCTGATGCGGTGCTTCATCCAGCTCTCCCTGAAGTTGATTCGTCAACTACTCTATCGGAATCTTCAACGCGGGAGGGTCGCGTGGCATTCCGGGCAGGCCAGGTGCCGAGCCGTGCGAGGCCCTCGGGCCCTCCCCAATCACCGCGCGGCATGGAATGCTGGCCCCATGCCGCGCATTCCAGAGCACACCCGCGAAGACCTCCCCGCCGAAGCCCAGGACGGCGTTAACCAGATCGCCGGAGGCGTGGGCCGCCTGAGCCACATGCTGGGCGAGCTCGCCGACAATCAGGCCATCTTCGAGATCTACCTCGGCAAGACCAAGGCCCTCAAGGACCACGGCACGTTCGACGCGAAGACCCGTGAGGCGATCGCGCTCGCGATGGCCAACGAGAACAACTGCGAGTATTGCGAAGCCTCCCATACCCGCACCGCCCGTCGCGCCGGATGGACCGACGAGGAGATGCTTGCGATCCGCGCCGGGAAGGTCACATGGGACCCGAAGACCGCGGCCATGACGGCGCTCGTCCGCAGCGCGTCGTCGAACACGGGAGACGTTCCCGACGACGTGTGGCAGGCGGCCCTCGACGCCGGATGGACGGAGCAGGACCTCGTCGAGGCCTTCGCCCACATCATGGGCAACATCTTCAACAACTACTTCAACCGCTACGCGCGCACCGAGTTCGACTTCCCCGCCGCACCGGCGCTGCCGGAGTAGGGCTCCCGGGAGGCTATGATCCGGGCATGGAATGCGTAGTCCTCTACAGCATGCGACAGGGCGCGGAGCGCGCCCAGGTCCTCGAGGTGTATCCGCGGCACAAGGCCTACTACGAGGCGTTCAAGGCCGACGGCGGCGGGCTCGTTGCGCTCGGGCCCTTCCCGCCCAACCCGGTCGCCGGCTCGATGGGCCTGTTCACGAATCGCGAGGATGCGGAGCGCTTCGTGGCGTCCGACCCCTTTGTGACCGAGGGCCTCGCAGAGGCCCACGTCCTCGACTGGGACCCGGTGCGGTTTCCCGAAGCCTGAGCGGCGCTGAACCACCACGGCGTCAGCCGCCCATCGAGGCGGCCCATGCGTCGATGCGGGCCTTGACCTCCTCGTCGGAGAGATCCTCGACGCGGGTCATCACCGACCACCGGATGCCGAACGGATCCCTGATGCTCGCGTAGCGGTCCCCTGAGACGAAGTTCGTCGCGGGCTCGCGCACCGTGGCCCCCGCGGCGACGGCTCGCTCGACGGCGGCATCGACGTCCGGCACGTACACCGCGAGCGAGAGGCAATCGTCCTCTCCCGCGGGCGGGAGCACGAGGTGGTACTGCGGGTTCGAGTCGCCGAGCTCGAGCCGACCGGTGCCGAAGTCGAGGACGGCATGCGCAACGATCGGCGTGCCAGCCGGCCCGGGGAAGTCCGTGCGGGACAGGAGCCGCGCCCCGAACACGGTCCCGTAGAAGCGGATCGCTGCGTCTGCCCCGTCCACCACGATGAAGGGCGTCAGGGAGGTCGAGCCGCGCGGCATGCCGTTGACAGTGTGCTCGCCGTTCGCTGGCTGGGTGAGGTGCTGGCCGGTCGCGGTCTGGGTCTCTTCGCTCATGTCCGCCACGCTAGCCCGCCGCCGTCCGCAGCTCTTGAACATTCGCGCCAATCCCTCCCGGGCCCTTCCCGCCAGGCGGCCGTTCCGCCTCAGCACCGCCTAGGCTGACCTCTGTGAAGCCG
Protein-coding sequences here:
- a CDS encoding FAD-binding and (Fe-S)-binding domain-containing protein, yielding MGTPLLRELAEAGVPAEASQRRRSEYSYDASNYRVEPIAVAFPRTVGDVVAAVTACRSTGTPLIARGGGTSMAGNAVGPGLVLDFSRHMNRVLGIDEGSGMADVEPGVVLATLTRDVERQTGRRCTFAPDPSSKNRATVGGAIGNDACGNHSVRYGRTSDHVAEIDVVTADGARLTATETGLRATDPDDSFSAARAAALAESLAQLAHEHLGALRLELGRIPRQVSGYHLENLLPEKRFNIARALVGSEGTWAVVVGARMKFVPKPASALLVCLGYDDVVEAARDIPTILEFNPAAVEGTDEAIVETMRHRRGPDSVLGLPEGRAWLFVDLDGDDSAAVYAQADRLLARLAEDGRLVQGRAAADPAERASLWRVREDGAGLSSRLASGGESWPGWEDSAVAPERLADYLADLRELLAEHELTGVMYGHFGAGCMHIRITYELRTDEGRAVFRAFTRRAAQLVVQHGGSLSGEHGDGRARSELLPLMYSPEVMDAFARSRRLWDPEGILNPGSVTDPDPLDGSLALAGVPEREWRTSFDLRPSPGGTDAWVHAVQGCIGVGRCRSDSGGVMCPSYRATRDERDSTRGRARVLQDMVRGARSVEDGWRSEDVRDALDLCLSCKACATDCPAGVDMATYKSEFFDHYYRGRVRPLSHFSLGWLPRWLKLTGRLPRLVNAVMATPLGKALAAAGGLTTRRALPRFAGAAEWRREIADAGVCAAGQADAEDSVVLFVDTFTRGFRPEVAGAAARVLAGAENAVECSADACCGLTWISTGQLGTARRLLSHAAEVLDDGTDRPIVVVEPSCAAALHKDLPELVDTDQARRVAARVRSFAAHIAERVSGGWAPSPAQPVPEQAVLQAHCHEYSVFGAAAQRTALEAAGVRDVVDATGCCGVAGNFGFEKDHFDVSMQVAENALGPALRTTRDAAVLTDGFSCARQVDQLEPSRPGMHLAQVLDPGTAPRRRPTPTTRDLLTKEAEELL
- a CDS encoding aspartate aminotransferase family protein, giving the protein MTTLSPILKQATPVVVDHALGSWIHGTDGNDYLDFTTGIGVTSTGHCHPRVVEAARDQVGKIIHAQYTTVMHKPLLELTEMLGEVLPTGLDSVFYANSGSEAVEAAIRLARMATGRPNIVVFQGGFHGRTVAAASLTTAGTRFSAGFSPLMPGVHMAPFPYAYRYGWDEATAVEFALNELDYLFHTRTSPQDTAAFLIEPVLGDGGYLPTPPAFMEGLRERADRHGIQLIFDEVQAGVGRTGKFWGHQHSSAAPDILITAKGIASGFPISAIAAPMATMAKAWPGSQGGTYGGNAVSAAAAVATLRVVEEEGLVENARVRGDELQEGLKAIQGRFPGIGNVRGLGLMQGVEFTAPDGSPDASTAAAVQQATTGQGLLTLTCGPSGNVVRLVPALVVTPEEIALGLERFEAAVATVTGAVPAVARA
- a CDS encoding D-2-hydroxyacid dehydrogenase, giving the protein MNELKDSPARRERPKVVVLTSGATAPPYNTAALERQADLVWAHADTLAETLPGAEILFVWDFFSTALRDAWDHADSLQWVHVAAAGVDTLLFDALRESDVVVTNARGAFDQPIAEFVLASILAHDKLLHESKDLQRQGVWRHREVRRTAGRRALVVGTGGIGRATARLLRAVGMDVRGAGRTPRDDDPDFGDVVSTDRLIEHAAWADHLVLIAPLTEQTRGMVDAEVLAAMQPTAHLVNVGRGPLVDELALVQAVRAREIAAASLDVFTEEPLPASHPLWNLPNVHVSAHMSGDVVGWRDTLADQFEGNLARWRAGSELANAVDKDLGYARGR
- a CDS encoding DUF3830 family protein — protein: MARYITVTLEKRGVTARALLLDEEAPRTAEAVWQALPAAGQVFHGKYARNEVYTLVPAFAEQEPGPENQTVTPIPGDLCYFTFEGVLNNPAYGYEESAGTVENRLLIDLAYFYGRNNLLLNGDVGWVPGNVFATIVEGLDELAAASQDIWMGGARGERLILDRAAE
- a CDS encoding maleate cis-trans isomerase family protein; its protein translation is MSTVAILYPGHSAEDEFKQLETLIPDARFPVIHTWEGSTDHDVDALLKLGSPELLTPPAAEARSLGADSAIWACTSGSFVYGWEGCHEQAEWIRSASGAPSSSTSLAFAAAVHELGATRVSIAATYPADVASHFVKFLEHDGITVTALSTYGVPSGEDAGLLGPEWVLDTARAADITGAECLLVPDTALHTLAVLPELEDALGIPVLTANQVTAWQGLKLAGHPTTSDGLGALFRGR
- a CDS encoding maleate cis-trans isomerase family protein produces the protein MISATDFDPHGPGVPRIIGVVSPYDMALDRELWRWMPDDVTLAFARTPFHPLVVDETMASAIGDDDEIRATARCLAAVSPEAAVYACTSGSFVNRVAGARRISEAIGREVSAPAVTTSEALLEALDLLGVGRLAIATPYIPELTARLEDFLAESGRTVTGCVGLGLDRLIWHVPYRVTADLVRDADSDEAEAVFVACTNLPTFDIIAPLERELGKPVLTANQVTAWAGLRRLGLPLPGGDRLAEASRAPVG
- a CDS encoding RidA family protein produces the protein MTSHTDLNPSNARAGLVRSDHDAYVSTLPPAPRPAGDYIPVTRAGNLLFTAGHTHAVCGSLSARGAMGSARGPDLKTARECARLAVRNCLASLAHYLGGLRNVEGAVQMTGYVTAAPDFELHPRVLDGASEELVLAFGEQGRPARAAVGVASLPDGAVVEISLVVAVAGLPASAG
- a CDS encoding alpha/beta hydrolase, coding for MATIRVHAPTLSPALGAAVSTAVRRGALEAAGAGVRASMLVTPRLAAFLIRETFRRSGLRTAASLMRHAPVGVEALRDLRYGPEPDMLLDVFRPADGDGPHPLLLWVHGGGFVGGSKDELAGYFQMIASHGYTVAAPRYALAPKYRYPVPVRQVMRALDFLQAERTSFHLDPDRIILAGNSAGAHIAAQIGTLATTPGYAGLVGIPPTIAAEQVRGLVLACGTFDLSLTLGVSGLAESILVRAAGWSYSGRRNFNRDITFAAWSIPDFLTPAFPPTLLTVGNADPLRAHTERLHEAMRAAGLEPETVFWPDHVPALDHEYQFNLDTEPAQVFRSRLLEFLAAKTGADGAGYASPGR
- a CDS encoding NADPH-dependent F420 reductase, which produces MKHRIRSVGILGAGRVGTAVAREAVKAGYEVRIATAKPVEDIALIVEIITPGAVAVTAAEAAASDLVVLALPLHKFRSLDPAALADRVVIDAMNYWEPTDGAMPEMHAGRGTSEVVQDFLAAAHVVKTLNHIGYHELESDGRPAGAGDRRALAAAGDDEEARAVVLAFIESLGYDAVDAGPLAAGRAFEPGTAVFAGAHDAARLGEALGRACVGAAASA
- a CDS encoding carboxymuconolactone decarboxylase family protein, whose translation is MPRIPEHTREDLPAEAQDGVNQIAGGVGRLSHMLGELADNQAIFEIYLGKTKALKDHGTFDAKTREAIALAMANENNCEYCEASHTRTARRAGWTDEEMLAIRAGKVTWDPKTAAMTALVRSASSNTGDVPDDVWQAALDAGWTEQDLVEAFAHIMGNIFNNYFNRYARTEFDFPAAPALPE
- a CDS encoding YciI family protein, whose product is MECVVLYSMRQGAERAQVLEVYPRHKAYYEAFKADGGGLVALGPFPPNPVAGSMGLFTNREDAERFVASDPFVTEGLAEAHVLDWDPVRFPEA